One window of Nocardia nova SH22a genomic DNA carries:
- a CDS encoding MBL fold metallo-hydrolase — translation MRIDRVVTSGKFELDGGSWDVDNNVWVVGDDDEVIVIDAAHQAEPIIAAVAGRTVRAIVCTHAHNDHINVAPQLAEALNAPIRLHPADEVLWSALYPGTSYEALTDHERISLAGSEIEVLHTPGHSPGAVSLHLPSEQTVFTGDTLFQGGPGATGRSFSSFPTIIESIRTRLLTLPEDTTVLTGHGDSTTIGAEAPHLAEWIKRGN, via the coding sequence GTGAGGATCGACCGGGTCGTCACCTCCGGGAAGTTCGAATTAGACGGCGGCAGTTGGGATGTCGACAACAACGTCTGGGTGGTCGGTGACGACGACGAGGTGATCGTGATCGACGCCGCCCATCAGGCCGAGCCGATCATCGCCGCCGTCGCCGGGCGCACGGTGCGTGCGATCGTGTGCACGCACGCCCACAACGACCACATCAACGTGGCCCCGCAGCTGGCCGAGGCATTGAACGCCCCGATCCGCCTGCATCCGGCCGACGAGGTGCTGTGGAGCGCCCTGTACCCCGGCACGAGCTACGAGGCACTGACCGATCACGAGCGAATCTCGCTGGCGGGCAGCGAGATCGAGGTTCTGCACACCCCCGGCCACTCCCCCGGCGCGGTGAGCCTGCACCTGCCCTCGGAGCAGACCGTCTTCACCGGCGACACCCTGTTCCAAGGCGGCCCGGGCGCCACCGGGCGCTCGTTCTCCAGCTTCCCCACCATCATCGAGTCCATCCGCACCCGCCTGCTGACCCTGCCGGAGGACACCACCGTGCTGACCGGGCACGGCGACTCCACCACCATCGGCGCCGAGGCGCCGCATCTGGCGGAGTGGATCAAGCGCGGAAACTGA
- a CDS encoding S-(hydroxymethyl)mycothiol dehydrogenase, translated as MSEKVRGVIARSVGAPVEIAEIVIPDPGPRDVVVRVLACGVCHTDLTYREGGINDEFPFLLGHEAAGVVETVGDAVTHVQPGDHVLLNWRAVCGQCRACKRGKPWYCFDTHNASRPMTLADGTELTPALGIGAFADKTLVHEGQCTVIDADTDPAVAGLLGCGVMAGLGAAINTGGVSYGDSVAVIGCGGVGDAAIAGARLAGATTIIAIDRDPRKLEWAKDLGATHTIEAGDDVVEQVQELTGGFGADVVIDAVGRPETWKQAFYSRDLAGTVVLVGVPTPDMKLEMPLIDFFSHGGSLKSSWYGDCLPERDFPMLLDLYRQGRLPLERFVTERVGLDQVEEAFTTMHHGEVLRSVVTL; from the coding sequence ATGTCCGAGAAGGTTCGCGGCGTCATCGCCCGCAGTGTGGGCGCACCGGTCGAGATCGCCGAGATCGTGATTCCCGACCCGGGCCCCCGCGATGTGGTGGTGCGCGTGCTGGCCTGCGGCGTGTGCCATACCGATCTGACCTACCGCGAGGGCGGTATCAACGACGAATTCCCGTTCCTGCTCGGCCACGAGGCCGCGGGCGTGGTGGAAACCGTGGGCGATGCGGTGACCCATGTGCAGCCGGGTGATCACGTCCTGCTCAACTGGCGGGCGGTGTGCGGGCAGTGCCGGGCCTGCAAGCGCGGTAAGCCCTGGTACTGCTTCGACACCCACAACGCCAGCCGTCCCATGACGCTGGCCGACGGCACCGAGCTCACCCCCGCGCTGGGCATCGGCGCGTTCGCCGACAAGACCCTCGTGCACGAGGGGCAGTGCACCGTGATCGACGCCGACACCGATCCGGCGGTCGCGGGACTGCTGGGCTGCGGTGTGATGGCGGGGCTCGGCGCGGCGATCAACACCGGCGGCGTGAGCTACGGCGATTCGGTCGCGGTAATCGGCTGCGGCGGTGTGGGCGACGCGGCCATCGCCGGGGCCCGGCTGGCGGGCGCGACGACGATCATCGCGATCGACCGGGATCCGCGAAAACTGGAGTGGGCCAAGGATCTCGGCGCCACCCACACCATCGAGGCCGGTGACGATGTGGTGGAACAGGTGCAGGAACTGACCGGTGGATTCGGCGCCGATGTGGTGATCGACGCGGTCGGCCGTCCCGAGACCTGGAAGCAGGCGTTCTACTCCCGCGACCTGGCCGGGACCGTCGTACTGGTCGGTGTGCCGACGCCGGACATGAAGCTGGAGATGCCGCTGATCGACTTCTTCTCGCACGGCGGCTCGCTGAAATCGTCCTGGTACGGCGACTGCCTGCCCGAACGCGATTTCCCGATGCTGCTGGACCTGTACCGGCAGGGCCGGTTGCCGCTGGAGCGGTTCGTCACCGAGCGGGTCGGCCTCGATCAGGTCGAAGAAGCCTTCACCACCATGCACCACGGTGAGGTCCTGCGATCGGTGGTGACGCTGTGA
- a CDS encoding helix-turn-helix domain-containing protein yields MGSGSTLAQRALGRELRRLRTEKGVGLSQAARIAEISHQTIGRLEEGQTTRITMLQVNALCDSFGATAEERRICLDLVKEIRASREGKVTASWWRAYADAQATGFNHYLALEDAANRLTIWKTAIMPGLLQTAPYRRTMAWTEYPDMPTDHLERQIEWQAHRQERLVDPNLELAVFLYETVLHEQVGGPAVFGEQLQQLVALSALPNLRIRVVRFDAASHLGAYAGNFTLLEFPDLVSGLPQPSIIYVEGWTGDLYLEREAELQRYMQALREIDRVALSEADSVALIKERMR; encoded by the coding sequence ATGGGGTCAGGAAGCACGCTCGCGCAACGAGCCTTGGGCCGTGAACTGCGGAGACTGCGGACCGAGAAGGGGGTGGGGCTGTCTCAGGCCGCACGCATCGCCGAAATCTCGCATCAGACGATCGGCAGGCTGGAGGAGGGGCAGACCACGCGGATCACCATGCTGCAGGTGAATGCGCTTTGCGACAGTTTCGGTGCCACTGCTGAGGAGCGGCGCATCTGCTTGGATCTGGTGAAGGAGATTCGCGCGTCACGGGAGGGGAAGGTGACGGCGAGTTGGTGGAGGGCGTACGCGGACGCGCAGGCAACCGGGTTCAATCACTATCTCGCGCTGGAAGATGCGGCGAATCGGCTGACGATCTGGAAGACGGCCATCATGCCGGGACTTCTCCAGACCGCTCCCTACCGGCGAACGATGGCTTGGACGGAATACCCGGACATGCCCACTGACCATCTCGAGCGACAGATCGAGTGGCAGGCGCATCGTCAGGAGAGGTTGGTCGATCCCAACTTGGAGCTGGCCGTATTCCTGTATGAGACTGTTTTGCACGAACAGGTCGGTGGCCCAGCTGTGTTCGGTGAACAGCTCCAGCAGCTTGTAGCCCTTTCGGCGCTGCCGAATCTACGTATCCGGGTGGTCCGGTTCGATGCGGCCAGTCATCTCGGAGCGTATGCCGGTAACTTCACGTTGCTCGAATTTCCGGACCTCGTATCGGGGTTGCCACAGCCGTCGATCATCTATGTCGAAGGTTGGACAGGCGATCTGTACTTGGAGCGTGAGGCCGAGCTGCAACGCTATATGCAGGCACTTCGTGAGATTGATCGTGTAGCGTTGTCCGAAGCTGATTCTGTAGCACTGATCAAGGAGCGCATGCGGTGA
- a CDS encoding DUF397 domain-containing protein translates to MSNDLSGAKWFKSSFSGSSKDCVEVAFVDAVVGVRDSKDPAGPALVFTPSEWSAFTSSVTMGDFDQA, encoded by the coding sequence GTGAGCAACGACCTGTCCGGGGCGAAGTGGTTCAAGTCGAGCTTCTCGGGTTCGAGCAAAGATTGTGTCGAGGTGGCGTTCGTCGATGCTGTTGTCGGCGTGCGCGATTCCAAGGACCCGGCCGGTCCGGCCTTGGTCTTCACTCCGTCGGAGTGGTCCGCCTTCACCTCCAGTGTCACGATGGGTGACTTCGACCAGGCATAG
- a CDS encoding DUF397 domain-containing protein, translating into MSADLSGAKWFKSTRSTSTKDCVEVAFLDSAVGVRDSKNPTGPALIFTPSEWSTFTTSVTMGKFDQA; encoded by the coding sequence ATGAGTGCAGATCTGTCCGGGGCGAAGTGGTTCAAGTCAACTCGTTCGACCTCGACCAAGGATTGCGTTGAGGTGGCCTTCCTCGATAGCGCTGTGGGCGTACGTGATTCGAAGAACCCCACCGGCCCGGCCCTGATCTTCACCCCCTCGGAGTGGTCGACCTTCACCACCAGCGTGACGATGGGCAAGTTCGACCAGGCATAG
- a CDS encoding pyridoxamine 5'-phosphate oxidase family protein, which yields MVRSLEAAEIADLLATDTVARLATIDDGYPHVTPIWFLWSADTCYLTSYTGRPHIERIRTNPRVGLVVDVESELRHDGERPNRQIRIIGDATLSPDRDRAWTHRIRAKYIGPTIAPNAASRNPIRDRVLITVHPRDITAVASI from the coding sequence ATGGTGCGATCACTGGAAGCCGCGGAAATAGCCGACCTGCTGGCCACGGACACCGTCGCCCGCTTGGCGACCATCGACGACGGCTACCCTCACGTCACCCCGATCTGGTTCCTCTGGAGCGCCGACACCTGCTATCTCACCAGCTACACCGGCCGTCCCCATATCGAACGCATCCGGACCAACCCGCGGGTCGGATTGGTCGTGGATGTCGAATCCGAACTGCGCCACGACGGGGAACGCCCGAACCGGCAGATTCGCATCATCGGTGACGCCACCCTGAGCCCCGACCGCGACCGTGCCTGGACTCATCGCATCCGAGCGAAATACATCGGCCCCACCATCGCCCCGAATGCCGCCTCCCGCAACCCGATTCGCGATCGAGTCCTGATCACTGTGCATCCCCGCGACATCACCGCCGTGGCGAGTATCTGA
- a CDS encoding DUF4351 domain-containing protein has protein sequence MTVADELRAEGEARGLLRLLTHKFGELPASLVSTVHNASLDDLERWSLRILTADNLQEVFGR, from the coding sequence ATGACTGTCGCCGATGAACTCAGGGCCGAAGGTGAAGCCAGAGGCTTGCTTCGCCTGCTGACCCATAAGTTCGGGGAACTGCCTGCCTCGCTCGTCTCCACCGTGCACAACGCATCGCTCGACGACCTCGAACGGTGGTCGTTACGGATCCTCACCGCCGACAACCTCCAAGAGGTCTTCGGCCGCTGA
- a CDS encoding winged helix-turn-helix transcriptional regulator, whose translation MVDERQARDIALRVFAAVSTKWGLRVLEEIGPGRRFRELHRAVDGISHKMLTQTLRDLENHGLITRYDHGTANPHVDYTLTSAGRDLVDTVYGMCEWSRSYLDRLAEAPAHRTEPRTTS comes from the coding sequence ATGGTCGATGAGCGGCAGGCGCGCGATATCGCGCTGCGGGTGTTCGCGGCGGTGTCGACCAAGTGGGGTCTGCGGGTCCTCGAGGAGATCGGTCCCGGCCGCCGCTTCCGTGAACTACATCGCGCCGTCGACGGCATCAGCCACAAGATGCTCACCCAGACCCTGCGTGACCTCGAAAACCACGGCCTCATAACCAGATACGACCACGGCACCGCGAACCCACACGTCGATTACACCCTGACTTCCGCCGGGCGCGACTTGGTGGACACGGTGTACGGGATGTGCGAATGGTCGCGCAGCTACCTGGACCGGTTGGCCGAGGCCCCTGCCCATCGCACCGAACCTCGAACGACGAGCTGA
- a CDS encoding VOC family protein — protein MRILKTYARLFVDDLGTALPFYEDLVGAPADLRFGFEQAELAAVGDFLLIAGRPEDTDRYRATVGPIVVDDLDQAITRLTTANAVVIAGPLTSDTGRFAYLRHPDGVTVEYVEWSQHIRGRVFG, from the coding sequence ATGCGGATCCTCAAGACCTACGCGCGGCTGTTCGTGGATGACCTCGGCACCGCCCTGCCGTTCTACGAAGATCTCGTCGGCGCCCCGGCGGATCTGCGATTCGGCTTCGAGCAGGCCGAACTGGCGGCCGTCGGCGACTTTCTGCTCATCGCGGGCAGGCCCGAGGACACCGACCGCTACCGCGCGACGGTCGGCCCGATCGTCGTGGACGATCTCGACCAGGCGATCACCCGGCTCACCACCGCGAACGCCGTCGTCATCGCGGGCCCGCTCACCAGTGACACCGGCCGGTTCGCCTACCTGCGCCACCCGGACGGCGTCACCGTCGAATACGTCGAATGGTCGCAGCACATCCGCGGCCGCGTATTCGGCTGA
- a CDS encoding SDR family oxidoreductase: protein MGSQRIVLITGAARGIGAETARVLAGRGDHIVLNYREKRRRAEVLAEEIAAAGGSATPLGADLTDADAVAGLIERIGQRFGRLDVLILNASGGLEQGAAPEYAMAINRDAQLRLVELALPLLRPGARIVFVTSHQAHFHGRKPAPPGYEPIAASKRAGEDALRAMTAEFSTRGIGFTVVSGDMIEGTIIVRLLERRAPEAVAARTEHGALPTVEEFATAIADATVTVAEPGHTVYIGGADYFAEA from the coding sequence ATGGGTTCGCAGCGCATCGTGTTGATCACCGGGGCCGCGCGTGGCATCGGCGCCGAAACGGCCCGGGTGCTCGCTGGGCGTGGTGATCACATCGTCCTGAATTATCGGGAGAAGCGCAGGCGCGCTGAAGTTCTCGCCGAGGAGATCGCGGCGGCCGGTGGTTCCGCGACGCCGCTGGGCGCCGATCTCACCGACGCGGACGCGGTCGCGGGATTGATCGAGCGGATCGGGCAGCGGTTCGGACGCCTGGATGTGCTGATCCTCAACGCTTCCGGCGGATTGGAACAGGGCGCGGCGCCGGAGTACGCGATGGCGATCAACCGTGATGCCCAGCTGCGGCTGGTCGAGCTGGCGCTGCCGCTGCTGCGCCCCGGTGCGCGGATCGTCTTCGTCACCAGCCATCAGGCCCACTTCCACGGGCGCAAACCCGCGCCGCCCGGTTATGAGCCGATCGCGGCCAGCAAACGCGCGGGCGAGGACGCGCTGCGCGCCATGACCGCCGAGTTCTCCACGCGCGGTATAGGTTTCACCGTCGTCTCGGGCGACATGATCGAGGGGACGATCATCGTGCGTCTGCTCGAACGACGCGCCCCCGAGGCGGTCGCCGCGCGCACCGAGCACGGCGCACTACCCACGGTCGAGGAGTTCGCCACCGCCATCGCCGACGCCACCGTGACTGTAGCCGAACCCGGGCACACCGTATACATCGGTGGCGCGGACTATTTCGCCGAAGCCTGA
- a CDS encoding winged helix-turn-helix transcriptional regulator, producing MRSASDGARRAAMELLGQRWMLRIVWELEPGPLGFLELRRRMDHCSSSILSVRLQALQAAGVIVKRADKVYELTSVGTELGRALSPLWSWAADNLAPDPGASEP from the coding sequence ATGAGAAGTGCAAGCGATGGTGCGCGACGGGCGGCGATGGAACTGCTCGGGCAACGCTGGATGCTGCGCATCGTGTGGGAACTCGAGCCCGGCCCGCTCGGATTCCTGGAGTTGCGGCGGCGCATGGACCACTGTTCGTCCAGCATCCTCTCGGTGCGGTTACAGGCGCTCCAGGCGGCCGGAGTGATCGTCAAACGCGCCGACAAGGTCTACGAATTGACCAGCGTCGGAACCGAACTCGGCCGAGCATTGAGTCCGCTGTGGTCCTGGGCAGCGGACAATCTCGCCCCGGACCCGGGAGCGAGCGAGCCTTGA
- a CDS encoding metal-dependent hydrolase codes for MKLLPLRNGDAVDPGEVALHARNVRFDWDNTPLHWLASEPIASHVFNSLNLLLPEGERMFIETFSEALPLIKDEKLREQVIGFMGQEAMHAETHNDSVQQVFRAHGVDVDSYARQMEYVFRKALGPRAGQDARAEFQTLVERLGFIATLEHFFAFLGDWIINADLERFDAAPNMLDLYRWHGAEEVEHRFVAHDVATYFDVGYVRRCALMAITFPVFVALLLRGTKYLVHQDPELPNMRYPRIVGKAFGAMWRGALPGIPSLLWSALSVAKPGYTPASVGSTAQAVAYLAKSPAAQALAS; via the coding sequence ATGAAGTTACTTCCCCTGCGCAATGGCGATGCGGTCGATCCGGGTGAGGTAGCGCTGCACGCACGCAATGTGCGGTTCGACTGGGACAACACCCCGCTGCACTGGCTGGCCTCCGAGCCCATCGCCTCGCACGTGTTCAACTCGCTCAACCTGCTGCTGCCCGAGGGCGAGCGCATGTTCATCGAGACCTTCTCCGAGGCGCTGCCGCTGATCAAGGACGAGAAGCTGCGCGAACAGGTCATCGGATTCATGGGGCAGGAGGCCATGCACGCCGAGACCCACAACGACTCGGTGCAGCAGGTCTTCCGCGCGCACGGCGTCGACGTGGACAGCTACGCGCGCCAGATGGAATACGTCTTCCGCAAGGCGCTGGGCCCGCGGGCCGGACAGGACGCGCGCGCGGAATTCCAGACGCTGGTCGAGCGGCTCGGCTTCATCGCGACCCTCGAGCACTTCTTCGCCTTCCTGGGCGACTGGATCATCAACGCCGATCTGGAACGGTTCGATGCCGCGCCCAATATGCTCGATCTGTATCGCTGGCACGGGGCCGAAGAGGTCGAGCACCGCTTCGTCGCCCACGATGTCGCCACCTACTTCGACGTCGGATACGTGCGGCGCTGTGCGCTGATGGCGATCACCTTCCCGGTCTTCGTGGCACTGCTGCTGCGCGGCACCAAATACCTGGTCCACCAGGATCCGGAACTGCCGAACATGCGGTACCCGCGCATCGTGGGCAAGGCGTTCGGGGCGATGTGGCGCGGTGCGCTGCCCGGTATCCCGTCGCTGCTGTGGTCGGCGCTGTCGGTCGCCAAGCCGGGATACACGCCCGCCTCGGTGGGCTCGACCGCGCAGGCCGTGGCCTATCTGGCGAAATCGCCTGCGGCGCAGGCACTCGCCTCGTGA
- a CDS encoding PDR/VanB family oxidoreductase, giving the protein MSTRRPVPAELPPDLYRKTGRDRPTQFISMLAQARLRWSATINRRPTAGGVDDGRLRLTVVERRIEARDTDVISLLLAAPDGSTLPSWRPGAHLDLELPSGRLRQYSLCGDPADRHHYRIAVRRIPAGLGGSVEVHDTVRPGTELTVRGPRNAFPFVPPGYGSGAARVHFVAGGIGVTPILPMVRTAHRLGLDWSLVYTGRSRDALPFLPEIEYFGDRVMVRTDDESGLPAASDLLPGVGRDTSVYCCGPVPMTAAIAAAVREMRGVEMYSERFSAAPVVDGKPFVVELARTGEVLDIPADRSVLDEVLRVRPDIAYSCRQGFCRTCKVHVVDGEPDHRDTVLTPGERADGELLICVSRCAGERLVLDI; this is encoded by the coding sequence GTGAGCACCCGGCGCCCGGTACCGGCCGAACTCCCGCCGGACCTGTACCGCAAGACCGGCCGCGACCGCCCGACGCAGTTCATCAGCATGCTGGCCCAGGCGCGGTTGCGGTGGTCCGCGACGATCAACCGGCGACCCACCGCCGGTGGTGTCGACGACGGGAGGCTGCGGCTCACCGTGGTGGAACGCCGGATCGAGGCCCGCGACACCGATGTGATCAGCCTGCTGCTCGCCGCCCCCGACGGCTCGACGCTGCCGTCCTGGCGGCCCGGCGCCCATCTGGATCTGGAACTGCCCTCCGGTCGCCTGCGCCAGTACTCGCTGTGCGGTGATCCGGCCGACCGGCATCACTACCGGATCGCCGTGCGGCGGATTCCGGCCGGACTCGGTGGTTCGGTGGAGGTGCACGACACCGTGCGGCCGGGCACGGAACTCACCGTGCGAGGCCCGCGCAACGCCTTCCCGTTCGTGCCGCCGGGCTACGGATCCGGCGCCGCGCGAGTGCATTTCGTCGCCGGAGGGATCGGAGTGACGCCGATTCTGCCGATGGTGCGCACCGCCCACCGGCTGGGTCTGGACTGGTCGCTGGTCTACACCGGCCGCAGCCGCGACGCGCTGCCGTTCCTGCCCGAGATCGAATACTTCGGCGATCGCGTCATGGTGCGCACCGACGACGAGTCCGGCCTCCCCGCCGCGTCCGATCTGCTGCCCGGCGTGGGACGCGACACCTCGGTCTACTGCTGCGGACCGGTGCCGATGACCGCGGCGATCGCCGCCGCCGTGCGCGAAATGCGCGGTGTGGAAATGTATTCCGAGCGTTTCTCGGCCGCGCCGGTGGTCGACGGCAAACCGTTCGTGGTCGAACTCGCGCGCACGGGCGAAGTGCTCGACATCCCCGCCGATCGCTCGGTGCTCGACGAGGTGCTGCGGGTGCGCCCCGATATCGCCTACTCCTGCCGCCAGGGCTTCTGCCGCACCTGCAAGGTCCACGTCGTGGACGGCGAACCCGACCACCGCGACACCGTCCTGACCCCCGGCGAACGCGCCGACGGCGAGCTGCTCATCTGCGTATCTCGCTGTGCCGGTGAGCGTTTGGTACTCGACATCTGA